CAGCTCGTGGCCTGCGGCCTGGAGGCTGCCTGGGACCAGGGGCGTGCCGACGGTGGCCGCCGTGGTCCACACCACCTCGGACTCACCGAGCCAGTCGGGCAGCTCGAAGGCGTCGACCGGCTCGACCGTGGGGGTCGCCACTCAGTCGTCCTCGTCGAGGTCGGAGGGGCGCACGTCGTCGTGCCGCAGGTCGAGCACCGACATCTCGTCGTCAGCGATGTCGCCACCCAGGGCGTCACGGGCGGCCCTGTCGCGGCGCCGGTCGATCACGCGGGTGACCGCCTCGGAGAGGAAGAACAGCAACGTCATCGGCAGCGCCAGCATGAGCATGGAGAACGGGTCGGTCGAGGGGGTCGCGACCGCGGCGAACACGAAGGTCCCGATCACGATCCACGGGCGGTGCTCGGCCAGCGACTTGGCCCGGACGATCCCGGCGAGGTTGAGCAGCACCACGAACAGCGGGATCTCGAAGGCGACGCCGAAGACCAGCAGCATCCGGGTGAAGAAGGAGAAGTACTCGCCGAACTCGACCAGGTTCTCCAGCTTGCCCGGGGTGAAGCCGATCAGGACCTCGAGCCCGCGCGGCAGGACGTAGTAGCCGACCGCAACGCCGAGGACGAACAGCGGGCCGGCGATCGCGACGAAGACCCGCGACCACTTGCGCTCGTGGGAGTGCAGCCCCGGCAGGATGAACGCCCAGATCTGGTAGAGCCAGTAGGGGCTGGTCGCCACGACCCCGGCGATGCCGGCCAGCTTGAAGTGGAGCAGCAGCGGGCCGCCGGCGCCCTTGATGTAGGCCTTGGTCGTCACCTCGCCGGTCAGCTTGGTGGCGGCCGACTGGTAGGGCTCGAGGACGAGGTCGAGCAGCCGGTCGAAGAAGAAGAGGCCCAGCACCATGCCGACCGTCACCACCAGGACCGACCGCAGCAGCCGGGCCCGCAGCTCGCGCAGGTGATCGACCAGCGCCATCGTGCCGTCGGCGCCGACGGGTGACTGGGGCGTCGCCCGGAACATCCGGACGACGCTGGAGGCGACGCTCACGCCGGTCTCGTGTGGGTCAGGGGATCAGGCTCAGCGGTCGGTCTCGGGGCGTCGCTGGTCGTCGTAGGAGACGTCGGTGCGCACCGAGTCGGCCTGGACGGGGCCGCGGTCGATCTCGCGGCGGTCGGGCTGCGAGGGGTCCTGGGCGTCGCGCTTGGCGGCCTTGTCCTCGTCGTCGTCGTCGCCGATCAGGCCCTTGGTCTCCGCCTTGAAGATGCGCAGGGCGCGGCCGGACCCCCGCGCGAGCTCCGGCAGCTTCTTCGCGCCGAACAGCAGCACGAGGACGACGAGGATGAGGAGGATCTCGGGAGCGCCAAGGTTGCCCATGAGGTGTCTGCCTTCGTGTGGTGGAGAAGCGTGTGCCCAGCGTGTGCCCAGCGTGTGCCCGGCGTCCCCATCGTACGCGGGGGCCGTCGGTCCGGGTCAGGAGTACGCCGCCAGCGCGCGTCGCGCGGCCTCGCGGACCCGCTCCTCCAGCTGCGGAGGGTCGACCACGACGGCCTCGCCGCCGATGCCGAGCAGCAGGCCGACCAGCCAGTCGGCGTCGCCCAGGGGCAGGGTGAGGTCCAGTCCGCCGGCGAACGGGCCCTCGGTCACGGGCTCGGCGTGCTCGACGGGGTAGTACTCCCCCACCCAGGCCGCGCTCGCGGCGACCCGTACGACGGCGCGGGGCGCGGTCTCGTCGGGCCGGAACGCACCGCGCGAGAGGTCCTGGGCCGCCGCCTCGTTCTCGACCGTCGTCTCGAGCACCTCGGCCCCCACGACGCGGTCGAGCCGGAACAGCCGCTGCTCCCCCGACCGGTGGTCCCAGGCGTCGAGGTAGAGGTGGCCCTCGGCCGCGGACACCGCGACCGGGTCCACCACGCGGGTGGTGACCTCGTCCCGCACCGCGGAGGCGTGCTGGAGCCGCACCTGGCGCCGCGACTGGACCGCGCCGCCCAGCCGGTCGGCCAGGTCGCGCTCGGCCTGGGAGACCAGCGGCTCCACGCGGACGGTCTCGGCGACGCCTCCGACGGCCGCGCTGATCTTGGCCAGCGTGCGGTCGACGACCTCGCGCTCGGCCTCGCCGCTGCCCTCGCGCAGGGCGCGGAGCGCGGCGACGAGCGCCACGGCCTCGAGGTTGCCCAGGCGGAGCGGACGGGTGAGGAACTCGGCGTCGCGGATGCGGATCACCCGGTCGTCCTCGAGCGCCTCGAAGTCGAAGTCGATGATCTCGCCGGGCAGCAGGCCGGGCAGGCCGCACATCATCAGCACGCTCAGGTCGCGCTCGATGACCCGCTCGCTCACCTTGAAGCGTGCGGCGGCCTCGGCGACGGAGACCTCGCCCTTGCGCTGGAGGTAGGGCACCAGTGCGAGCAGCCGCTCGATCTGGTCGGTCGAGGTGGTCATCGCGGACCTCCCGCCACCGCGGTCAGCCGCTGGACCAGCGCGTCCCGCACGTCCTGGGGGGTGAGCACGACGGCCTGGTCGCCCAGGCGGGCGACCTCCGAGACCAGCGCGCTGACCCGGCCCAGCGGCACGGTGACGCGCTCCCAGCCGTCCCCGTCGGGCTCGACCGCGACCGCGCGCCGTCGCAGGGTCACCCCGCGCCCCTCACGCACCCGCAGCACGGCCTCCCGCTCGGGCACGTCGGCGGCCAGGTGGCGGGTCATGGACTCGGTGTCGACGTCGGGCACCGAGAAGGCGTCGGGCTCGCCGACCAGCTCGACCTCCCCGGTCACCCGGCCGATGCGGAAGGTGCGCTGGGCCTCGCGGTCGCGGTCGCGCCCGACGACGTACCACCGGCCGCGGTAGCTGACCAGCCGCCAGGGCTCGAGCCGGCGGTCCTCGCGCGGCGCGGCCGGGCTCTTGCGGTAGCCGAAGTGGACGACCCGACGCTCGGAGACCGCCTGCATGAAGAGCTCGACCGACGGCTCGTCGGCGTCGAGCTGGGGCGCGATCAGCGCCTGGGCGGACCGGTCGGTCTCGACGCCGTCGGCGGCGAGCTTGCGCAGGGCGGTCTCGGTGCTGTCGGCCAGGCCGGCGTGCTGCCACACCCGAGCCGCGAGCCCGCAGACCGCGGCCTCGTCGGCCTCCAGCTGGATCGGCGGCAGCTCGAACTCGCGACGCGGGATGCGGTAGCCGGGCTCGTCCTCGAAGTAGGCGTCGTGGCTGCCCACCTCGATCGGCACCCCGAGCGCGCGCAGGTCGTCCTTGTCACGCTCGAACATCTTCTCGAACGCCTCGTCGGTGCGCGCGGCGGCGTACTCCGGGAAGCTCTCGCGCAGCTTCTGCTTGGTGACGTAGCCGCGCGCGTTGAGCAGCATGATCAGCAGGTTCATCAGCCGCTCGGTCTTGCGCGCCGACATGCCGCCCCTCCTGTGTCGGGGCCCTCGCGGGCCCGGCCCCCGTCAGCCGGCGCTGAGGACGTCGATGACGAACACGAGCGTGGCGCCACCGGGGATCTTCGGCGGCTGGCCCTGGGAACCGTAACCGAGGCTCGCGGGGATCACCAGCATCACGCGGCTGCCCTGCTTGACCCCGACCAGGCCCTTGACCCAGCCGTCGATCAGGCTGCCCTTGCTGAGCTGGAAGGTCGCCGGCGTCCCACGGGAGTACGACGAGTCGAAGGGCGTGCTGCCCTTGCCCCACACGGTGCCGAAGTAGTTGACCGTGATGTTGGCGTTCTCCTTGACCGCCGGGCCCGTGCCCTCGACCAGGGGGATGACCTTGAACTGGGTCGGCTGCTTCTTGGGCGCCGAGGAGAAGTCGAGCCCGGTCACCTTGTCGCCCTCGGTCTCGACCTTGGGGGCGTCGGCCGGGGGGTCGACCTTCTTGCCGCTGGGGCCGGTGGCGACCGGGGGCAGGATCTTGAGGACGTCGAAGACGAACAGCATGCTCTCGTCGGGGTCGAGCCCGGCCTGGGGAGCGCCCTTGGGCCCGGCCACGTCGGTGACGGGGGCGGCGACCGCGACGCGGCTGCCGGCGTGGGTGCCGAGCAGCGCCTGCACGGCCGGGCCGGTGTCGGAGCCCATGTTGATCTGCTGCGGCTCGTTCTGGTCGTAGTTGCCCTGGACCAGCTTGCCGTCGCTGTCGAAGATGCCGATGCGAGCCGAGACGACCGACTTCTTGTCGATCGTCTTGCCGTCGCCGACGATGATCTCGGCGCTGGTCAGCTTCTTGACCTTGAACTTGGAGGTCGTGACCTTGGGCTCCTTGCCCAGGTCGCCCTTGACCGAGACCCCGGTGATGGAGCCGGCCTCGTCCTTGTTCTTGCTGTCGTCACCGCAGGCGGCGGTGCCGGTGAGGACGAGGGCAGCAACGAGGCCCGCGGCGAGACGGCGGCGCATGAATCAGCTCCAGAGAGGGTCGGGGAAGGCTCGACCGCCCACCCTAACCGGCGTCGGCAAAGGGCGGTTACATGCCCTCGATCAGCTTCTGCACCCGCTCGTCGTGGGCGCGGAAGGGGTCCTTGCACAGGATCGTGCGCTGGGCCTGGTCGTTGAGCTTGAGGTGCACCCAGTCGACGGTGAAGTCGCGGCGACGCTCCTGGGCCCGCTTGATGAACTCCCCGCGCAGCCGCGCGCGGGTGTCCTGCGGGGGGCGGCTCTTGGCCTCGAAGATCGCCAGGTCGTTGGTCACCCGGGCCACCGCGCCGCGGTTCTGCAGCAGGTAGAACAGCCCGCGACCGCGGTGGATGTCGTGGTAGGCGAGGTCGAGCTGGGCGACCCGCGGGTGGCTCAGCGGCAGGCCGTGCTGGGCGCGGTAGCGCTCGATCAGCTTCCACTTGATCACCCAGTCGATCTCGCGCTCCACCAGCCCGAGGTCACCGGACTCCACCGCCTTGAGCCCGCGCTCCCACAGGTCGAGCGCCTGCTCGATCACCGGGGTGTGCAGCTCGCGCCGGTCGACGAACGCCCGCGCCCGGCTGAGGTAGTCGTGCTGGATGTCGAGCGCGCTGGCCTCGCGGCCGTTGGCCAGGCGGACCTTGCGGCGGCCGGTCATGTCGTGGCTGATCTCGCGGATCGCGCGGATCGGGTTGTCCATGGTGAGGTCGCGCATCACCACGCCCTCCTCGATCATCCGCAGCACCAGGTCGCAGGTGGCGACCTTGAGCAGGGTGGTCGTCTCGGACATGTTGGAGTCGCCCACGATCACGTGCAGCCGGCGGTAGCGCTCGGCGTCGGCGTGGGGCTCGTCGCGGGTGTTGATGATCGGCCGGCTGCGGGTGGTGGCGCTCGAGACGCCCTCCCAGATGTGCTCCGCGCGCTGGGAGACCGAGTACATCGCCCCGCGCGGGGTCTGGATCACCTTGCCGGCCCCGACGATGATCTGCCGGGTCACCAGGAACGGGATGAGCACGTCGGCGAGCTTGCTGAACTCGCCGTGCCGGGCGACCAGGTAGTTCTCGTGGCAGCCGTAGGAGTTGCCGGCCGAGT
This genomic window from Nocardioides marmoribigeumensis contains:
- the tatC gene encoding twin-arginine translocase subunit TatC, with the translated sequence MSVASSVVRMFRATPQSPVGADGTMALVDHLRELRARLLRSVLVVTVGMVLGLFFFDRLLDLVLEPYQSAATKLTGEVTTKAYIKGAGGPLLLHFKLAGIAGVVATSPYWLYQIWAFILPGLHSHERKWSRVFVAIAGPLFVLGVAVGYYVLPRGLEVLIGFTPGKLENLVEFGEYFSFFTRMLLVFGVAFEIPLFVVLLNLAGIVRAKSLAEHRPWIVIGTFVFAAVATPSTDPFSMLMLALPMTLLFFLSEAVTRVIDRRRDRAARDALGGDIADDEMSVLDLRHDDVRPSDLDEDD
- the tatA gene encoding Sec-independent protein translocase subunit TatA, translating into MGNLGAPEILLILVVLVLLFGAKKLPELARGSGRALRIFKAETKGLIGDDDDEDKAAKRDAQDPSQPDRREIDRGPVQADSVRTDVSYDDQRRPETDR
- a CDS encoding helix-turn-helix transcriptional regulator; amino-acid sequence: MTTSTDQIERLLALVPYLQRKGEVSVAEAAARFKVSERVIERDLSVLMMCGLPGLLPGEIIDFDFEALEDDRVIRIRDAEFLTRPLRLGNLEAVALVAALRALREGSGEAEREVVDRTLAKISAAVGGVAETVRVEPLVSQAERDLADRLGGAVQSRRQVRLQHASAVRDEVTTRVVDPVAVSAAEGHLYLDAWDHRSGEQRLFRLDRVVGAEVLETTVENEAAAQDLSRGAFRPDETAPRAVVRVAASAAWVGEYYPVEHAEPVTEGPFAGGLDLTLPLGDADWLVGLLLGIGGEAVVVDPPQLEERVREAARRALAAYS
- a CDS encoding helix-turn-helix transcriptional regulator, coding for MSARKTERLMNLLIMLLNARGYVTKQKLRESFPEYAAARTDEAFEKMFERDKDDLRALGVPIEVGSHDAYFEDEPGYRIPRREFELPPIQLEADEAAVCGLAARVWQHAGLADSTETALRKLAADGVETDRSAQALIAPQLDADEPSVELFMQAVSERRVVHFGYRKSPAAPREDRRLEPWRLVSYRGRWYVVGRDRDREAQRTFRIGRVTGEVELVGEPDAFSVPDVDTESMTRHLAADVPEREAVLRVREGRGVTLRRRAVAVEPDGDGWERVTVPLGRVSALVSEVARLGDQAVVLTPQDVRDALVQRLTAVAGGPR
- a CDS encoding FKBP-type peptidyl-prolyl cis-trans isomerase, with product MRRRLAAGLVAALVLTGTAACGDDSKNKDEAGSITGVSVKGDLGKEPKVTTSKFKVKKLTSAEIIVGDGKTIDKKSVVSARIGIFDSDGKLVQGNYDQNEPQQINMGSDTGPAVQALLGTHAGSRVAVAAPVTDVAGPKGAPQAGLDPDESMLFVFDVLKILPPVATGPSGKKVDPPADAPKVETEGDKVTGLDFSSAPKKQPTQFKVIPLVEGTGPAVKENANITVNYFGTVWGKGSTPFDSSYSRGTPATFQLSKGSLIDGWVKGLVGVKQGSRVMLVIPASLGYGSQGQPPKIPGGATLVFVIDVLSAG
- the pafA gene encoding Pup--protein ligase codes for the protein MDRRIFGIENEYGVTCTFKGQRRLSPDEVARYLFRKVVSWGRSSNVFLRNGARLYLDVGSHPEYATPECDDIVELVTHDKAGERVLEGLLVDAERRLREEGILGDVYLFKNNTDSAGNSYGCHENYLVARHGEFSKLADVLIPFLVTRQIIVGAGKVIQTPRGAMYSVSQRAEHIWEGVSSATTRSRPIINTRDEPHADAERYRRLHVIVGDSNMSETTTLLKVATCDLVLRMIEEGVVMRDLTMDNPIRAIREISHDMTGRRKVRLANGREASALDIQHDYLSRARAFVDRRELHTPVIEQALDLWERGLKAVESGDLGLVEREIDWVIKWKLIERYRAQHGLPLSHPRVAQLDLAYHDIHRGRGLFYLLQNRGAVARVTNDLAIFEAKSRPPQDTRARLRGEFIKRAQERRRDFTVDWVHLKLNDQAQRTILCKDPFRAHDERVQKLIEGM